A genomic region of Oculatellaceae cyanobacterium contains the following coding sequences:
- a CDS encoding ParA family protein: MSKVIALFNQSGGVGKTSLAMNLAYHITERKKRVLLIDMDPQGSLTTFMGLDASDLKQTVYESILHTKPLFIHSDIHGIDLAPANITLSSAELELVVADMRDIRLKEAIEPVLDKYDFILIDCPPSLGLLSYISLVASTHVLVPIQTQYKAFCGTELLLSTVARVRSRPNRKLAIAGFIPTMYDGRNIQDARTLDAISEQLKQVGQVFPAIPRSTAFADASEDHVPLAVYNRKHPAVTTLKKIAASLEKLS, encoded by the coding sequence TTGAGCAAAGTAATAGCACTATTTAACCAATCTGGTGGCGTAGGTAAAACGAGTTTAGCTATGAACCTTGCCTATCACATCACTGAACGCAAAAAGCGCGTGCTCTTAATAGATATGGACCCACAAGGATCATTAACGACATTTATGGGTTTAGATGCTAGCGATCTCAAACAAACTGTTTACGAATCAATTTTGCATACTAAGCCCTTATTTATCCACTCTGATATTCACGGCATAGATTTAGCTCCAGCTAACATCACTCTGAGTTCAGCGGAGTTGGAACTGGTAGTTGCAGATATGCGGGATATTAGGCTCAAGGAAGCAATTGAGCCAGTGTTGGATAAGTATGACTTTATTCTGATTGATTGCCCACCCAGTTTAGGACTGTTGAGTTATATTAGCTTAGTGGCATCGACGCACGTATTGGTACCAATCCAGACTCAATATAAAGCTTTTTGCGGAACGGAGTTGTTATTGAGTACAGTAGCGAGAGTGCGATCGCGTCCTAACCGCAAGTTAGCTATCGCTGGCTTTATTCCCACGATGTACGACGGGCGTAATATTCAAGATGCTCGGACTTTAGACGCAATTTCAGAACAGTTGAAGCAAGTAGGGCAAGTATTTCCAGCAATTCCTCGTTCTACAGCTTTTGCCGATGCTTCAGAAGACCATGTACCTTTGGCTGTTTATAACCGCAAGCATCCGGCAGTAACTACCCTCAAAAAGATTGCGGCTAGCTTGGAGAAACTGTCATGA
- a CDS encoding ParB/RepB/Spo0J family partition protein: MSRRDRPYHQMKLDPLNTLFGDSIPVAELVPLDAICLPQQQPRRYFDPQAMEELIESVRQHGVLQPLLVRPLSDNKYELVAGERRYRAASAVPLAEVPIVCRSLSDEEAMQLALIENLCREDLNPVEETEGILQLLALKLGSSLEAVTSLLYRLKNAADKSGDFRHNVMPNSELEQIEELFAGLGMMTWESFVKNRLPVLNLPEDVLAELRSGKIEYTKAKAIARLKDETARLELLSAAIAEHLSLSQIQARLKTYLQTDKEPTERKERVERIIKRVKQTRVWENPEKWSRLEKLLAEIEVLVSEKTQ; this comes from the coding sequence ATGAGCAGACGCGATCGCCCTTATCATCAAATGAAGCTAGATCCCTTAAATACGTTGTTTGGGGATTCAATTCCAGTAGCGGAATTAGTGCCTTTGGATGCCATCTGTTTACCACAGCAGCAGCCAAGACGCTACTTCGATCCACAAGCAATGGAGGAGCTAATCGAGTCAGTGCGACAGCACGGGGTTCTGCAACCTTTGCTAGTTCGACCATTATCTGATAATAAATATGAATTAGTAGCTGGAGAGCGGCGCTACCGAGCAGCATCAGCCGTCCCACTGGCGGAAGTCCCAATTGTCTGTCGCTCTCTTTCTGATGAGGAAGCTATGCAGCTTGCCCTAATTGAAAATCTCTGCCGCGAGGATTTGAATCCAGTAGAAGAGACGGAGGGCATTCTGCAACTACTAGCTTTAAAGCTAGGAAGCTCTTTGGAGGCTGTAACTTCCTTGTTGTACCGCTTGAAGAATGCGGCAGATAAGTCTGGAGATTTTAGGCATAACGTTATGCCTAACTCAGAATTAGAACAAATTGAAGAATTGTTTGCAGGTTTGGGGATGATGACATGGGAGTCATTTGTGAAAAATCGTTTACCCGTGTTGAACCTGCCAGAAGATGTTTTAGCCGAGTTGCGCTCCGGTAAAATTGAGTACACAAAGGCTAAAGCGATCGCTCGACTCAAAGATGAAACTGCCCGACTTGAGTTGTTGTCAGCAGCTATCGCTGAACACTTATCCCTTAGCCAAATTCAGGCACGGCTTAAAACTTATCTTCAAACCGATAAGGAACCAACCGAAAGAAAAGAGCGGGTAGAGAGAATTATCAAAAGAGTAAAACAAACACGGGTTTGGGAAAACCCAGAAAAGTGGAGCCGCTTAGAAAAGTTGCTGGCAGAAATTGAAGTATTGGTATCTGAAAAAACCCAGTGA
- a CDS encoding MBL fold metallo-hydrolase: protein MTETMLMEKQVSEVFTMTVTGQIVTEADTSVAIATLEDTHLRVNPHPNFPLPTGIHTWYVLPATDSTAQISGVRILGYKPVNNQPLGCWFTGRVIQVSKRNTQVLFKISFIGQKDLKITLLSALPQMKSGELWRVSAVMREGYLHITQAEPLEITTSTNSKSADAVQASNPTPVIETVKRIVHGNTKEEQPYSSRVVTETFEETTARLLAIAKLTVIAQTSQTQWVFSSPRKRGKLWEWEAVLSDANAAKSRHDLKEALRARIQVNPYTEEAKVLWFSNKFNTHVEDADLDSTTDTEYPHKNRLSVTPLGAARSIGASCFRVLIGPYEIVLDAGTRPKGSNPLPAFEHLKNPNLILITHAHQDHIGALPVFHQRFPATPMICTAGTREIAHVMLTDCLKVQQSNEDFEQLFDEIDLDQTLFQLQTQPVGQDFEPLPGLKVRFIHAGHIVGAACVYLRYGERSLLYTGDYNTTNSRTTDGLRLADLPEADILITESTYGADTHPSRKAQETELLQAVAEVVSNGGNVLIPAFALGRAQEIILAIRTSALFHKLKIPVYIDGLVRAVTDVFRDHIDFLPGSVQNFALQQEPFFDPNGTPPIIPIGHPRERPLAIAKPSVIIASSGMLSGGASVYYGQALLERDNAAIFISGYTDEESPGRFLQGLQKGDEVEIEGKKLTVRATVRRFNLSAHADKVGLTQVIHRVNPKHLILIHGSMDALHELSHTGDLRDKYFIHIPAVGEEIKYGTLPEQVSGRQLSKIENTQEFEVTVEAEVEGAWLHIPESVLSDPRWENLSATGLLKAKWSGGRLILSAVSRAETAIASARASGEDCCAVCQFFNDKICQSAGSPLFSLQVDPRGKCLEFYKQPKFEQDLISFEQDLEENCDDLDLI from the coding sequence GTGACTGAAACAATGTTGATGGAAAAGCAAGTGTCGGAAGTATTCACTATGACAGTCACAGGGCAAATTGTTACTGAAGCGGATACAAGTGTGGCGATCGCTACCTTAGAAGACACCCACTTACGCGTTAATCCTCATCCCAACTTTCCCTTACCTACAGGCATCCACACCTGGTACGTTTTACCCGCAACTGATTCGACAGCACAAATATCAGGAGTGCGGATCTTGGGTTATAAACCTGTAAATAATCAACCACTTGGCTGTTGGTTCACAGGTAGGGTAATTCAAGTTAGCAAACGCAATACTCAAGTATTGTTCAAAATATCATTTATTGGTCAAAAAGACCTGAAAATTACCTTATTATCAGCACTCCCACAAATGAAATCAGGTGAGTTGTGGCGAGTAAGTGCGGTAATGAGGGAAGGCTATTTACATATTACACAGGCAGAACCTTTAGAAATAACTACCTCTACAAACTCAAAATCTGCTGATGCTGTACAAGCATCCAACCCAACCCCAGTAATTGAAACAGTTAAACGCATTGTTCACGGAAATACAAAAGAAGAACAACCATACTCTTCTAGGGTAGTTACAGAAACATTTGAGGAAACAACAGCACGACTTTTAGCAATTGCGAAACTCACTGTAATCGCTCAAACAAGCCAAACCCAATGGGTTTTTTCCTCCCCTAGAAAGCGAGGTAAACTGTGGGAATGGGAAGCTGTTTTGTCCGATGCAAATGCCGCCAAATCGCGCCACGACTTAAAAGAAGCATTGAGAGCTAGGATTCAAGTAAATCCTTACACTGAAGAAGCGAAAGTCCTATGGTTTTCTAACAAGTTTAATACCCATGTCGAGGATGCTGATTTAGACAGCACAACTGATACAGAATACCCACATAAAAATCGCTTAAGTGTCACACCATTAGGCGCTGCTAGAAGTATCGGTGCAAGTTGTTTTAGGGTATTAATTGGCCCTTATGAAATTGTTCTCGATGCAGGTACTAGACCCAAAGGCAGTAACCCCTTACCAGCATTTGAACATTTAAAAAATCCTAACCTCATCTTAATTACCCACGCCCATCAAGATCACATTGGGGCATTGCCTGTATTCCATCAACGTTTCCCTGCTACCCCCATGATTTGTACTGCGGGAACTAGGGAAATTGCTCATGTCATGCTCACTGATTGTTTAAAAGTGCAGCAATCAAATGAAGATTTTGAGCAATTATTTGATGAAATTGACCTAGACCAAACATTATTCCAACTACAAACTCAACCAGTAGGTCAGGATTTTGAACCGCTACCTGGATTAAAAGTGCGGTTTATTCACGCAGGGCATATTGTTGGTGCAGCTTGTGTTTATCTCAGATATGGAGAGAGAAGTCTTTTATATACAGGAGACTACAACACTACTAATAGTAGGACTACCGATGGGTTAAGACTTGCTGATTTACCTGAAGCTGATATTTTAATTACTGAATCAACTTACGGCGCAGATACTCACCCATCTAGAAAAGCCCAAGAAACCGAATTATTACAAGCTGTTGCAGAGGTTGTATCTAATGGCGGTAATGTACTAATTCCGGCTTTTGCTTTAGGACGCGCCCAGGAAATTATCTTAGCAATTCGCACCAGTGCTTTATTCCATAAGCTGAAAATTCCTGTGTATATAGATGGTTTGGTAAGGGCAGTTACGGATGTATTTCGAGACCATATAGATTTCCTGCCTGGAAGTGTACAGAACTTTGCTCTTCAACAAGAACCCTTTTTTGATCCGAATGGGACACCGCCGATTATACCAATTGGTCATCCTAGAGAGCGTCCGTTAGCTATAGCCAAACCTTCTGTAATTATTGCTAGTTCGGGAATGCTTAGTGGCGGAGCTAGTGTTTACTATGGTCAGGCATTATTAGAAAGAGATAATGCGGCGATATTTATCTCTGGTTATACAGATGAAGAATCTCCTGGTCGTTTTCTACAGGGGTTACAGAAAGGGGATGAAGTTGAAATCGAAGGTAAAAAGTTAACAGTCCGCGCTACTGTGAGGCGGTTTAATCTTTCAGCCCATGCTGATAAGGTTGGCTTGACACAAGTAATTCATCGAGTCAATCCCAAACATCTAATTTTGATTCATGGCTCAATGGATGCTTTGCATGAACTTTCCCATACGGGAGATTTGAGGGATAAATACTTTATTCATATTCCCGCAGTTGGTGAAGAAATTAAGTATGGTACTTTACCAGAACAAGTTAGTGGTCGTCAGTTAAGTAAGATCGAAAATACTCAAGAGTTTGAGGTGACGGTTGAGGCGGAAGTTGAAGGTGCATGGCTACACATTCCTGAGTCGGTATTAAGCGATCCTCGCTGGGAAAATTTGAGTGCGACGGGTTTGTTAAAAGCTAAGTGGAGTGGTGGGCGATTAATTTTGAGTGCAGTTTCCAGGGCGGAAACTGCGATCGCATCCGCAAGAGCTAGTGGTGAAGATTGTTGTGCGGTCTGCCAATTTTTTAATGATAAAATTTGTCAGTCTGCTGGAAGTCCGTTATTTTCTCTTCAAGTAGATCCTCGTGGTAAGTGTTTGGAGTTTTACAAACAGCCGAAATTTGAGCAAGATTTGATTTCCTTTGAGCAGGATTTAGAGGAAAACTGCGATGACTTAGATTTGATTTAA
- a CDS encoding ankyrin repeat domain-containing protein, whose amino-acid sequence MSVPQPVSLLYSGQAGEYFGTDYEGLPADVHPSIHEVGQLLLSQGLIYLGKLRCSQFSQVEVYAYALPDQRLAVSVMAGESGLRGIDCVSKFLDDSFLTTTTVQVLHSAYDEQKLFRISLPGSNAVELLEQHLIFVQDFEQRCGAAQTIFTNLLANAQIMDEYTVRQQSNVGHGWLQFAGGFAQASVAQMMGNDSNEIAEDEDEEYNEDSIEYDRENASPLIRAILQDDLAQVESLLKAGAELNPSNWREKVPLVAAVARGNPAIVQALIAAGANLDQLDMSIDARPMGMAIKQNRPDLVKLLLDAGASPEGGTLEETGLALAIEQNNLPILQMLLDAGANPNAGMEDDYRAIMLAALYGRLEMVRCLVTHGADVSAWSQGETAIMSAAREAHQAVYDYLYPLVDAETRRYADKHGQKKIAKAIKRKARKANKLAEKLGNAALYGKLTKVQQLLAEGADPNAITESGKSPLMLAAMYGHKDVLAALLDAGADPNLGSDEDFEEGTTALMYVASNFFASNRAEVIKFLVCRKADVNAQNDKGETALIIAGQNADAVKALIEAGADLNLRDNEGNTAMMRGNWAIQQLLRHAGASEEGMNDVALVKAACEGDWMKLEELLQLGANVNYSDGSALVAAAGQGNLTIVDRLIQAGANVNLGWKTGLTPIAEAAYHGYLDVVERLLSAGADPFQHTHNDEFYDASGYAQQGQAEGHHPGKDHAAIIELLSRQPR is encoded by the coding sequence ATGAGTGTACCCCAACCAGTCTCTTTACTTTATAGCGGTCAAGCAGGGGAGTACTTCGGCACAGATTATGAAGGATTACCCGCAGACGTGCATCCTAGTATTCATGAGGTTGGGCAACTGCTCCTAAGCCAAGGTTTAATTTATTTAGGGAAATTAAGATGTTCTCAATTCTCCCAGGTAGAGGTTTATGCGTATGCCTTGCCTGACCAACGCCTTGCCGTCTCAGTTATGGCGGGAGAATCGGGCTTAAGAGGGATTGATTGCGTTTCTAAGTTCCTCGATGATAGCTTTCTCACCACCACCACAGTGCAAGTCCTCCACAGCGCCTACGACGAACAGAAACTCTTTCGGATTTCTTTACCTGGATCTAATGCTGTAGAACTTTTGGAACAGCATTTGATTTTTGTTCAAGACTTTGAACAGAGGTGTGGAGCAGCACAGACAATTTTTACAAATCTATTGGCGAACGCCCAAATAATGGATGAATACACCGTTCGTCAGCAATCCAACGTGGGACATGGCTGGTTGCAGTTTGCAGGTGGATTTGCCCAGGCAAGTGTTGCTCAAATGATGGGGAATGATTCTAATGAGATTGCAGAGGATGAAGATGAAGAATATAACGAAGATAGTATTGAATACGATCGAGAAAACGCATCGCCATTAATTCGCGCCATTCTCCAGGATGATTTAGCGCAGGTTGAAAGCTTGCTAAAAGCTGGTGCAGAACTCAATCCTAGCAATTGGCGGGAAAAAGTTCCCCTTGTGGCAGCCGTTGCTCGTGGCAATCCGGCAATCGTGCAAGCGTTGATTGCGGCAGGAGCTAATTTAGATCAACTCGATATGTCTATTGATGCACGTCCGATGGGAATGGCCATCAAGCAAAATCGACCAGATCTCGTCAAACTGTTATTAGATGCTGGAGCTTCCCCAGAAGGAGGCACCCTTGAAGAAACCGGATTGGCACTTGCGATCGAGCAAAATAATTTACCGATTTTGCAAATGTTGTTAGATGCTGGTGCAAATCCAAATGCAGGTATGGAAGACGACTACCGAGCCATTATGCTGGCAGCATTATACGGTCGCTTAGAAATGGTGCGATGTCTGGTGACTCATGGTGCTGATGTAAGCGCCTGGAGTCAGGGCGAAACAGCGATTATGAGTGCAGCTCGTGAGGCTCATCAAGCTGTCTACGACTACCTCTATCCCCTTGTTGATGCAGAAACCCGTCGCTATGCGGATAAACATGGGCAAAAGAAAATTGCTAAAGCAATCAAACGCAAAGCTCGTAAAGCTAACAAACTAGCAGAAAAACTGGGGAATGCTGCTCTGTACGGCAAACTAACCAAAGTCCAGCAATTGTTAGCAGAGGGCGCAGACCCTAATGCGATTACCGAAAGCGGCAAAAGTCCGCTCATGTTAGCTGCAATGTACGGTCATAAAGACGTGCTGGCAGCACTGCTAGATGCTGGGGCTGACCCTAATCTCGGCAGCGATGAAGATTTTGAAGAAGGTACAACTGCTTTAATGTACGTTGCCAGTAATTTCTTTGCCTCGAATCGGGCAGAAGTAATTAAGTTTCTGGTTTGTCGCAAAGCGGATGTGAATGCCCAGAATGACAAAGGAGAAACCGCATTGATAATTGCAGGTCAGAATGCTGATGCAGTGAAAGCATTGATTGAGGCGGGTGCCGATCTCAATTTGCGAGATAACGAAGGCAATACTGCTATGATGCGAGGAAATTGGGCAATTCAGCAGTTACTTCGTCATGCAGGCGCTTCTGAAGAGGGTATGAACGATGTGGCTTTAGTCAAAGCGGCTTGCGAAGGCGACTGGATGAAGCTAGAAGAGTTATTGCAGTTGGGAGCCAATGTGAATTATAGCGACGGCAGCGCTTTGGTTGCTGCCGCAGGTCAGGGGAATTTAACGATTGTCGATCGCTTGATCCAAGCTGGGGCTAATGTGAATTTGGGCTGGAAAACTGGTCTTACCCCGATTGCTGAAGCAGCCTATCACGGTTATCTGGATGTGGTAGAGCGATTACTCAGTGCGGGAGCAGACCCATTTCAGCACACGCATAATGATGAGTTTTACGATGCATCAGGCTACGCTCAACAAGGGCAAGCTGAAGGACACCATCCTGGTAAAGACCATGCAGCGATTATTGAACTTCTGAGTCGTCAACCCCGTTAG
- a CDS encoding site-specific integrase: MGQMGVTILSKGNRLYLRGTLPPRPGANKSKPHQQEIALGISATSEGVRSAEKEARKVGGLLASGEFSWLPYIKQKIQQPQVQTIADWIAAVETDYFMRRAKNAKSLSTWQTNYLEVYQRLPLDQYLTPDVMMQVIKGTQPDTRMRQKTCLALDILAKFANVEFDAKRFSGNYSPTKVSKRVLPSDQTIAAVYATIANPAWRWCFGMLATYGLRPHEVFHLDVADFQRGSGVLHVLDGKTGARKIWPLHPEWVEQWSLFDIKVPACTGRNNKELGQRVSQYFRRQEVPFCPYDLRHAWAVRSMAYGLEVSLAAKQMGHSVAVHIQTYHAWLDDQHQHQAFERIMARANRPLPPRMG; encoded by the coding sequence ATGGGTCAGATGGGTGTAACCATTCTGTCTAAAGGGAATCGGTTGTATTTAAGAGGCACTTTGCCACCGAGACCTGGAGCGAACAAAAGTAAACCACACCAACAAGAAATTGCTTTGGGTATATCTGCCACAAGTGAAGGAGTACGCAGTGCTGAAAAAGAAGCACGCAAGGTAGGAGGTTTGTTAGCTAGTGGTGAGTTTTCTTGGCTGCCGTATATAAAACAGAAAATTCAACAACCACAGGTGCAAACAATTGCTGATTGGATTGCAGCCGTGGAAACCGATTACTTTATGAGGCGAGCTAAAAATGCTAAATCACTTTCTACTTGGCAAACTAATTATTTAGAGGTTTATCAGCGGCTGCCACTAGACCAGTATCTGACACCTGATGTGATGATGCAAGTGATTAAAGGCACGCAGCCAGATACGCGGATGCGTCAGAAGACTTGTTTGGCATTGGATATCTTAGCAAAGTTTGCCAATGTGGAGTTTGATGCTAAACGGTTTAGTGGTAATTATTCCCCTACAAAAGTAAGTAAGCGGGTACTGCCATCAGATCAAACTATAGCTGCGGTGTATGCAACAATTGCTAACCCAGCATGGCGATGGTGCTTTGGGATGTTAGCGACTTATGGACTGCGACCTCATGAGGTATTTCATTTAGATGTTGCGGACTTTCAGCGGGGATCTGGGGTGCTTCATGTATTAGATGGAAAAACTGGAGCGAGAAAAATATGGCCGTTACATCCAGAATGGGTAGAACAGTGGAGTTTATTTGATATAAAAGTACCAGCGTGTACGGGTAGAAATAATAAGGAATTGGGACAGAGGGTATCGCAATATTTTCGGCGGCAAGAAGTACCTTTTTGCCCTTATGATTTACGCCATGCTTGGGCAGTTAGGAGTATGGCATATGGGTTGGAGGTATCGTTAGCTGCCAAGCAAATGGGTCATTCGGTAGCAGTGCATATTCAGACTTATCATGCTTGGTTAGATGACCAACATCAGCACCAGGCTTTTGAAAGGATTATGGCTAGGGCTAATCGACCTCTACCGCCAAGAATGGGATAA
- a CDS encoding tyrosine-type recombinase/integrase has translation MPSPPLKTYSIKRRPREFLYPHEITALIQAARKSRNPQRDSTLLMLAFCHALQPIEVVALTWQHINFAEKFEPFLPTLTIYRNRRRGKNSRELIPDIQFLCPAEVKALRQLAREYKGATWLFPSECRTVLSARSLHHIVKVAGTTSGLEFPIHPYMLRHSGAIYRAALLLSKSPEVTLSQCHLVWQKFGTVNRLSVQELQQVKSIDQRTVDSIWQIIERIRSFIGVNSYLYAAKYIFSAFEAYPNSELLPKDFWLSPPQWQDFAEG, from the coding sequence ATGCCATCCCCGCCCCTCAAAACCTACAGCATTAAGCGTAGACCCAGAGAGTTTCTTTACCCGCACGAAATTACTGCACTGATCCAAGCGGCTCGAAAGTCTCGCAATCCGCAGCGTGATTCTACATTGTTGATGCTGGCTTTCTGTCATGCACTGCAACCTATTGAGGTGGTGGCACTGACTTGGCAACATATAAACTTTGCCGAAAAGTTTGAACCATTCCTGCCTACCCTCACCATCTATAGAAATAGAAGACGCGGAAAAAATAGTAGAGAGCTAATTCCCGACATCCAATTTCTCTGTCCTGCCGAAGTTAAAGCTTTACGGCAATTAGCACGAGAATACAAAGGCGCTACATGGTTATTTCCATCAGAATGTCGCACTGTATTATCTGCGCGATCGCTCCACCATATTGTCAAAGTTGCAGGAACTACATCAGGTTTAGAATTTCCCATTCATCCGTATATGTTGAGACATTCAGGAGCAATTTATCGGGCAGCACTTTTACTGAGTAAGTCTCCCGAAGTTACTTTAAGCCAATGCCACTTGGTGTGGCAGAAGTTTGGCACAGTTAATCGACTATCGGTTCAGGAATTGCAACAAGTTAAATCTATTGACCAACGTACCGTAGATAGTATCTGGCAAATTATTGAGCGGATACGCTCTTTTATTGGGGTAAACTCCTACCTCTATGCGGCCAAATATATCTTTTCGGCATTTGAAGCTTATCCTAACTCTGAATTGTTACCCAAGGATTTTTGGCTATCACCACCACAGTGGCAGGACTTTGCGGAAGGTTAA
- a CDS encoding serine/threonine-protein kinase produces MINWTAGQKLDNGKYVIEGVLGGGGYGDTYRALAKLSEGIAPHTGKLFAIKTLNQKQQSQPDFTQRQTKFINGALKLAKCSHPNIVQVYEMVEADGLYGMVMEYIDGQTLAHYVEDNGALSEAIALPIIKQVGDALTFVHERGFLHRNVKPDNIILRQDTQVPVLIDFGLAREVTVGKLQSMTNQLTECYAPIEQYERRGAFGAYTDVYAVSATLYTVLTNKLPIPAKYRADYDFPIVEPKKYNPKISDRINDAIIKGMALQPQDRPQSVQAWLELLTPSNNDVQLISAVGMDYTPLKDLLAAGEWREADEETIRAMLKVTGREKEGWLNEESINNFPCEDLRTIDQLWAKYSNGRFGFSVQKRIWIECGGQLGNDDVAWVKFCDRIGWGEEDSLKSYNELTFSLNTPGGHLPSSCLFVGGVVVVFADFGSLFSRVETCKI; encoded by the coding sequence ATGATTAATTGGACAGCAGGGCAGAAACTTGATAACGGTAAGTATGTAATTGAAGGTGTTTTAGGAGGAGGAGGTTATGGTGATACTTATCGTGCGTTAGCGAAGCTATCCGAAGGAATCGCACCCCACACAGGGAAATTGTTTGCTATCAAAACTCTCAATCAGAAACAGCAAAGCCAACCAGATTTTACCCAACGACAGACAAAGTTTATTAATGGAGCATTAAAATTAGCTAAATGCAGCCATCCCAACATTGTCCAAGTTTATGAAATGGTTGAAGCTGATGGACTTTATGGCATGGTCATGGAGTACATTGACGGTCAAACTTTAGCTCATTATGTTGAAGATAACGGTGCTTTAAGTGAGGCGATCGCACTACCCATAATCAAGCAAGTTGGGGATGCACTCACATTCGTTCATGAGCGTGGATTCCTACATCGGAACGTTAAACCAGATAATATTATCCTGCGCCAAGATACTCAAGTACCCGTTCTAATTGATTTTGGTCTTGCTCGTGAAGTTACTGTTGGTAAACTTCAAAGTATGACTAATCAACTAACAGAATGTTATGCACCAATTGAACAGTATGAAAGACGAGGTGCGTTTGGTGCTTATACTGATGTTTATGCTGTTTCTGCTACTCTTTATACTGTTTTAACTAACAAATTGCCTATACCTGCTAAGTATAGGGCTGATTATGATTTTCCAATAGTTGAACCTAAAAAATATAATCCCAAAATTAGCGATCGCATCAACGATGCCATTATCAAAGGTATGGCATTGCAACCTCAAGACCGTCCTCAGTCTGTACAAGCATGGTTGGAATTATTAACACCTTCCAACAATGATGTACAGCTAATCTCAGCAGTGGGGATGGATTATACCCCCCTTAAAGATTTACTAGCAGCAGGAGAATGGAGAGAAGCTGATGAAGAAACAATCCGAGCCATGCTGAAAGTAACAGGGAGGGAGAAAGAAGGCTGGTTAAATGAAGAGTCTATCAACAATTTTCCATGTGAAGACCTCCGTACGATTGACCAACTTTGGGCAAAATACTCAAATGGACGCTTTGGCTTTAGCGTGCAAAAGCGCATCTGGATAGAGTGCGGTGGGCAACTTGGAAATGATGATGTAGCATGGGTTAAGTTTTGCGATCGCATTGGATGGGGTGAAGAGGACTCTTTGAAAAGCTACAATGAGCTAACCTTCAGCCTAAATACCCCTGGAGGGCATCTCCCGTCGTCGTGTTTATTTGTGGGTGGTGTGGTTGTGGTGTTTGCGGATTTTGGCTCTCTCTTCTCTCGCGTCGAGACTTGTAAAATTTAG